From a single Calditrichota bacterium genomic region:
- a CDS encoding TonB-dependent receptor, translating to MCAGLLYGGTTGKIAGRVVDAESGAPLPGVNVILAGTRIGAATDANGYYVILNVPPGTYSLQASMIGYAKVTMTNVVVNVDLTTTVDFKLKVEVLTMEQVVVEAERPIVPKDVSASQVNVESRVIASLPVQELSQVVGLQAGIRGLVIRGGDARQAAVLMDGLSLNDERSNTPYTTVPLSAVKEVQIQTGGFNAEYGNLRSGIINVITREADRRRYNGTISALYRPAGPKHFGPSIYDPNTYFTRPYLDPAVCWTGTASGGWDSYTQRQYPSFPGWIAVADATLQDSDPSNDLTPEGAQRLWKWQHRRQGDITKPDYVVDFSFGGPVPLVSEMAGGLRFFLSHQRLREMFIFPLSRDSYGENVSQLKLISDISPSMKVVVTGMYGEVHSVSPYDWTTTPTGDVLRGTYSVADLVNSSSGNAILYTPGYYSPASIYRNMVGIKFTHVLTPRTFYEVSLQNNINRYNTFQMTLRDTTKRYEPVPGIWVDEAPWGYWGYGVTGIGDAMIIGGWMNLGRDKSVIQTSSLRFDLTSQVDNRNQVKAGFQLVYNDLNIKSYTENPGMSTWNRTQTYHRFPFRVGAYVQDKLEFQGFIANLGLRLDYTDPNGIRYALQPYDKLYREGYGKTIEKAAPVTDAKAHLYLSPRLGVSHPITENSKLYFNYGHFLQEAASTYRFRLQREANGLVTSIGNPDLEEERTVAYELGYSQNLFDMFLLNIAAYYRDITNQPGWVYYQNVTGSVKYNITENNNYQDVRGFEITLTKRVGGWVSGFVNYTYEVITSGYFGLLRYYQDPNMQRDYLRQNPYQERPHPRPYARANIDFLTPPQFGPKVLGLHPLGLWNLNVLASWRAGAYETYNPHNIPGLVDNVQWKDYYNLDLRLAKTFQFGRYDVQFYVDVTNALNIKRLSYAGFANYYDYLDYLESLHFPWETGAEHGNDRIGEYRKEGVKYEPYDPTDPTKTKEDLDRILKTKAYIDMPNLTYFTFLDPRDVKFGIKVNF from the coding sequence ATGTGCGCCGGTCTTCTGTACGGAGGCACGACCGGCAAGATCGCCGGCCGTGTGGTTGATGCCGAAAGCGGTGCCCCCCTTCCTGGAGTGAATGTGATTCTGGCGGGCACGCGCATTGGTGCGGCCACCGATGCCAATGGCTACTACGTAATCTTGAATGTGCCACCGGGCACCTATTCGCTGCAGGCCTCGATGATAGGGTATGCCAAGGTGACGATGACCAACGTGGTCGTCAACGTGGACCTCACCACGACCGTGGACTTTAAGCTCAAGGTCGAAGTGTTGACCATGGAGCAGGTGGTCGTGGAGGCAGAGCGCCCCATCGTGCCCAAAGACGTCTCCGCCAGCCAGGTGAATGTCGAGTCGCGCGTGATCGCCAGCTTGCCTGTGCAGGAGCTGTCCCAGGTAGTCGGGTTACAGGCGGGCATCCGCGGCCTCGTCATTCGCGGTGGTGATGCGCGCCAGGCTGCGGTGCTCATGGATGGCCTGTCTCTTAACGACGAGCGCTCCAACACCCCCTACACCACCGTGCCCTTGTCGGCAGTCAAGGAGGTGCAGATTCAGACTGGCGGGTTCAACGCTGAGTACGGCAACTTGCGGTCGGGTATCATTAACGTCATCACCAGGGAGGCGGACCGTCGGCGGTACAACGGCACGATTTCTGCCCTGTATCGTCCTGCGGGCCCAAAGCACTTTGGCCCCTCGATCTATGACCCGAACACCTACTTCACCCGACCCTACCTCGATCCGGCGGTGTGCTGGACCGGCACGGCCAGCGGAGGGTGGGACAGCTACACGCAGCGGCAGTATCCGTCGTTCCCTGGGTGGATTGCTGTGGCCGACGCCACTCTCCAGGACAGCGACCCTTCCAATGACTTGACCCCGGAGGGAGCACAGCGGCTGTGGAAATGGCAACATCGTCGCCAGGGCGACATCACCAAGCCTGACTATGTGGTCGATTTCTCCTTCGGCGGGCCGGTGCCTCTGGTGAGTGAGATGGCTGGCGGCCTGCGCTTTTTCCTCTCGCATCAGCGACTGCGCGAGATGTTCATCTTCCCCTTGTCCCGTGACTCCTATGGGGAGAACGTCAGCCAGCTCAAGCTGATCTCCGACATCAGCCCATCCATGAAGGTGGTGGTCACGGGAATGTACGGCGAAGTCCACTCGGTCTCCCCGTACGACTGGACCACCACGCCTACGGGCGACGTGCTGCGCGGCACTTATTCGGTGGCCGACCTGGTCAATAGCAGCAGCGGCAACGCCATCCTCTACACGCCTGGCTACTACAGCCCTGCCTCAATTTATCGCAACATGGTGGGCATCAAGTTCACGCATGTGCTCACCCCGCGCACCTTCTACGAAGTGAGCCTGCAGAACAACATCAACCGCTACAATACCTTCCAGATGACGCTGCGCGACACCACCAAGCGCTATGAACCCGTGCCCGGCATCTGGGTAGACGAGGCGCCATGGGGCTACTGGGGCTATGGTGTGACCGGCATTGGCGACGCCATGATCATCGGCGGGTGGATGAACTTGGGGCGTGACAAGAGCGTCATCCAGACTTCGTCGTTGCGTTTCGACCTCACCAGCCAGGTGGACAACCGCAACCAGGTGAAAGCCGGCTTCCAGTTGGTTTACAACGACTTGAACATCAAGTCGTACACCGAGAACCCCGGCATGAGCACCTGGAACCGGACGCAGACTTACCACCGCTTCCCGTTCCGCGTGGGGGCCTACGTCCAGGACAAGTTGGAATTCCAGGGTTTCATCGCCAACTTGGGCCTGCGGTTGGACTACACTGACCCCAACGGCATCCGCTACGCACTGCAACCCTACGACAAGCTTTACCGGGAAGGATATGGCAAGACCATCGAGAAGGCCGCGCCGGTCACCGACGCCAAGGCGCACCTCTACCTGAGCCCGCGCCTGGGCGTGTCCCACCCGATTACCGAGAATTCCAAGCTGTACTTCAACTACGGGCACTTCCTCCAAGAGGCGGCTTCCACCTACCGCTTCCGGTTGCAGCGGGAGGCCAACGGCCTGGTGACCTCCATCGGCAACCCGGACTTGGAAGAGGAGCGCACCGTCGCCTATGAGCTGGGCTACTCGCAGAACCTCTTCGACATGTTTCTGCTCAATATCGCGGCCTACTATCGCGACATCACCAACCAGCCGGGGTGGGTGTACTACCAGAACGTCACTGGGTCGGTGAAGTACAACATCACCGAGAACAACAACTACCAGGACGTGCGTGGCTTTGAAATCACGCTCACCAAACGTGTCGGTGGCTGGGTGAGCGGCTTTGTCAACTACACGTACGAGGTCATTACCAGCGGTTACTTCGGGCTCTTGCGCTACTATCAAGATCCCAACATGCAGCGTGACTACCTGCGCCAGAACCCGTATCAGGAGCGGCCGCACCCCCGACCGTACGCCCGTGCGAACATCGACTTTTTGACCCCGCCGCAGTTTGGCCCCAAGGTTTTGGGCCTGCATCCGTTGGGACTGTGGAATCTGAACGTGCTGGCCAGCTGGCGTGCCGGGGCTTATGAGACCTACAACCCGCACAACATCCCAGGCCTGGTGGACAACGTCCAGTGGAAGGACTACTACAACTTAGACCTGCGTCTTGCCAAGACGTTCCAGTTCGGCCGCTACGATGTGCAGTTCTACGTGGACGTGACTAACGCCCTGAACATCAAGCGGCTGAGCT